One part of the Ranitomeya imitator isolate aRanImi1 chromosome 10, aRanImi1.pri, whole genome shotgun sequence genome encodes these proteins:
- the LOC138651365 gene encoding taste receptor type 1 member 2-like codes for MSRDYVINPTESFAEYIPNVISVIGPDNTDAAETTADLFNLLLLPQINIFATSKRMGELSLPSSFQTIPSSRVQQQAITDILNYFNWTWIAVLGSLDEYGLNGVQQFVELTSDTNICIAYIGFIPIKIVGKETEWEDSVHSMIANIILTNVNVILVFSVDIVVLDFFKEAAELNVPSKIWLATETWSLSKEIYDLPNMKNLGLVLGIALKYVKIPAFDEYLLKVYYEKRNTSGTSSLDEGCNQDCDKCLSTPLSNFLGSSDKRVSFSIYSAVYAVAHALHNVLGCNEISCNKKEIYPWQITEALGQVNFSLLDNEINFDIHGDSPTGYDIVFWNWLGGSPFQSIGTYASSGSLDIKADVINWQTENNEVPSSVCSSDCLPGQEKHQKGQYSCCFSCVSCAPGTYLNKNGSCMSCNAGQWSTERSTVCYNKRRCYLTWDDVLTIALFVTTVTGMLLAVVIIVTFVLRLSSPVVKAAGGKMCFLMLVSLMVAYLSVLAYLGEPSITKCIMRHPIYSIALTICFSYISIRSFQIVCIFKMSSKLPATYDYWVKQNGQYICLAVLSGVQVLISCLWISTKPPQPSTKELSSDEDLVDCSQFGSIYNILQYGYNAFLSLLCFTFAYMGKELPKNYSEAKCITFAMLIYFVVCISFFTAQLIDVGEYVTPINAGLALASLLGITGGYFFPKCYIIYCKPQFNTTKHFQTTIQSYTKRGSGSTR; via the exons ATGTCACGGGATTACGTGATTAACCCTACAGAAAGTTTCGCAGAATACATCCCCAATGTGATCTCTGTGATTGGCCCTGATAACACTGACGCTGCGGAGACCACCGCCGACCTCTTTAATCTACTGCTTCTTCCACAA ATCAACATTTTTGCTACCAGTAAGAGAATGGGTGAGCTGAGCCTGCCGTCCAGCTTCCAGACGATTCCAAGCAGCAGGGTGCAGCAACAAGCCATCACGGACATCCTAAACTATTTTAATTGGACCTGGATCGCCGTGCTGGGAAGTTTGGATGAATATGGATTGAACGGAGTTCAGCAGTTTGTAGAACTCACATCAGATACGAACATTTGTATCGCATATATAGGATTCATACCTATTAAAATCGTGGGAAAAGAGACAGAGTGGGAAGATTCTGTACATAGTATGATCGCCAATATCATCCTTACTAACGTCAATGTCATCTTGGTGTTCTCCGTTGACATTGTCGTTCTGGACTTTTTTAAGGAAGCGGCGGAACTGAATGTTCCCTCGAAGATCTGGCTGGCTACCGAGACGTGGTCATTGTCTAAAGAAATTTACGATTTGCCGAATATGAAGAATTTAGGGTTGGTACTCGGCATTGCTCTAAAATATGTCAAGATACCAGCCTTCGATGAATATCTCCTGAAGGTATACTATGAAAAAAGAAACACTTCAGGAACTTCAAGCCTAGACGAAGGATGCAACCAAGACTGTGATAAATGTCTCAGTACACCTCTCAGTAACTTTTTGGGTTCCTCGGATAAAAGAGTCAGCTTCAGTATCTACTCAGCCGTGTATGCCGTAGCACATGCCCTGCATAATGTACTTGGTTGTAATGAAATATCCTGCAACAAAAAGGAGATCTACCCCTGGCAA ATCACAGAAGCTCTGGGACAAGTGAACTTTTCGTTGCTGGATAATGAAATAAACTTTGACATACATGGTGATTCTCCTACCGGATATGACATTGTCTTCTGGAACTGGTTGGGTGGATCTCCGTTTCAGAGTATTGGGACCTACGCTAGCTCAGGAAGCCTGGATATCAAGGCAGACGTGATTAATTGGCAAACAGAAAACAATGAG GTACCTTCCTCCGTGTGTTCCTCCGACTGCTTGCCAGGACAGGAAAAACATCAAAAAGGGCAATACTCGTGCTGTTTTTCATGTGTCAGCTGTGCGCCCGGGACCTACCTTAATAAGAATG GTTCCTGTATGAGCTGCAATGCAGGCCAGTGGTCCACAGAGAGAAGTACTGTCTGCTATAATAAAAGAAGATGCTATCTGACCTGGGATGACGTCCTGACCATAGCTTTATTTGTGACAACGGTCACTGGGATGTTGCTAGCAGTCGTCATCATTGTGACCTTCGTTCTGCGTTTATCCAGTCCGGTGGTGAAGGCTGCAGGGGGTAAAATGTGCTTCCTCATGCTAGTATCACTGATGGTGGCCTATCTCAGCGTCTTGGCCTACCTTGGAGAGCCAAGTATAACAAAGTGCATCATGAGACACCCTATATACAGCATCGCCCTCACCATCTGCTTCTCCTATATTTCCATACGGTCCTTTCAGATAGTCTGCATATTTAAGATGTCTTCAAAGTTGCCGGCCACCTACGACTACTGGGTAAAACAGAACGGGCAGTACATCTGTTTGGCGGTCCTTTCCGGTGTTCAGGTCTTGATCTCCTGTCTGTGGATTTCCACCAAGCCTCCACAACCATCCACAAAGGAACTGAGCTCAGATGAAGATCTCGTGGACTGCAGCCAGTTTGGATCCATCTACAACATCCTGCAGTACGGTTATAACGCTTTTCTCAGTCTTCTCTGCTTTACATTTGCTTATATGGGCAAAGAATTACCCAAAAACTACAGCGAAGCCAAATGCATCACTTTTGCCATGTTGATTTATTTCGTCGTCTGCATCTCTTTCTTTACCGCTCAACTCATTGATGTGGGAGAATACGTCACCCCAATTAATGCCGGTCTGGCTTTAGCCAGCCTATTGGGTATTACCGGTGGCTATTTTTTCCCAAAATGTTACATAATTTACTGTAAGCCTCAATTTAATACCACAAAGCACTTCCAAACAACCATCCAGTCCTACACCAAGAGAGGGAGTGGGAGCACGAGGTGA